From Sporolactobacillus pectinivorans:
GGTCCCGTCGATGTCCAGTGCGAGCAAGCGATATACCAAGGTCCTCCCCCTTTTCGGAATTCCATTTCAGATACCTCATTCCTGTTCCCAATTTATGAAAGGTTGGCTGAAAATAGAACAAGGCATGACAGGCATTGGTCTTATGAAATCCATGATCGCAGGCGAGGAGGTACATATAAAAAAGAGCGGCAAAATCGCCGCCCTCCTATCATTCATTAAATCGTTCTTTCTTTATGTTATTTCTGATAGCCACCGAACTGAGACTGTGCCTGAGCAACCAGACGTTTGGTAATTTCTCCACCAACCGAACCATTTGCTCTGGAAGTCGTATCCGGTCCAAGATTTACACCAAATTCGCTGGCGATTTCTGCTTTCATCTGATCAAGCGCTTGCTGTACACCTGGCACAACTAATTGATTTGAATTTGCCATGTGTCTCACCTCCCTTATAGGCGTATTGTGCGCCACTGAAGATTTCTATATTCCCTTTTCATATGGTAATTTGTAGAAATCAGCACCTATTCGGGAGACGGTCGAAACAGAATAAGAAAACGGTTATCCGTTCAATTATTGCACCAGTCTCAGCTCACCGGTTTTCGGATCGATGACCAGTCCATAAACCGGCGTTCCACCCGGAAAAAACGGATGGTTTTTTACAACCGCGATACTGTTTTTCACCTGCTCATCAACCGAATGAAAGCCGTTCAGCCATTTTTCCGGACTGACTCCCTGATTACGCACGGCTGCAAAAGCCTGGTCATCGATTCCGTATTTCTTTATGTCTTCGATCATATTCTTTGCATCGAGACCATACATACCGCAATCCGTATGGCCGATTACATAAACGGCTTGCGAGCCTAGCTCGTACAAAGAAACCAGTATGCTTTTCATCGTGCTGCTGTAAGGATCCTCAATCATGCCTCCCGCACACTTAATCATAATCGCATCGCCATTCTTAATATTTAACGCCCGCGGAAGCAGTTCAATCAACCGGCAATCCATACAGGTGACAATCGTCATTTTTTTTGCCGGGTGACCTGAGGTTTCAAATGGCACATAGGCTTCATTTTCCACAAACTTTTTATTAAAAGCTAAAATTTCTTCCAGCTGTGACAAAATCAATTACCTCCATATCAAGTATGTATCCGATTTTATCTTATAAAAACTTCTTCTCTTAATCCAGCCTGACGCTCAGAGAAAATATAAAGAAAACCCGGGCAAGGCCAAAACTCTGGCGCGTGCTGAGTCTTAATTGTGACAGCCGGGGATGGCCTGTGCCAAACATGCCGCAGGACGTGGCGCTTTATGTTCGGTTACTTAGCCTTTTTTGTCTTTCTTAAAGCGTAAAAAAAAGCTGTCCTCCGATTAGGGAGAACAGCTTCTTCATCAGGATCGAATCACAGCTTCGTAACGTTAGCTGCCTGCGGTCCGCGGTTTCCTTCAACAACTTCAAATTCAACAGCCTGACCTTCGTCAAGTGTCTTGAAGCCATCGCCCTGAATAGCGCTGAAATGAACGAATACGTCATTTTCGCCTTCAACTTCAATGAAACCGAAACCCTTGTCTGCATTAAACCATTTTACTGTACCTGTCTTCAAAAAAATCACTCCTAAAAATTGTTATATGCGCATGTTTTATCCGAAAGCGACCGTTCTGCCTATCACTGCAACCCGCAAAATAAGCCGGATCTTCGCTCGTGTAAATAAAAAATTCACATATTATAAAAAGTATCAATAAAGATGTTGCACATTGATAACCCTTTATAACATGAGAATTATAAATGCCAAACTTTATCACACGATATACATAAAATTTTGCCTAATATAAACAAAAATTTCAAAACGCTTTCCGGCGCCGAAACAACGAAAGCCCTACCTCTCTTCCATCCTTACGGTTCCTCTGACCGAGCCAGTATGATTCAGCGCAAAACACCCTGATTTTTCATACTATCCCTCAATTCATTCTTTACACGAAAAAAGCAACTTATTCATCCGCAGGAAAAAAAAGGAATAATCAAACCGTTTATACTAGACATTTACATCATATATCTATATTTTAAAAATGTCAACATGTACGCGAGCACAGAAAATTTAATCAAAAATGATACCGGTTAGTCAGCGGACCTTAGTTAGTGTTCAACAAATACATTGTGTATTTTTTCAAGATCTTCTACCTTCTTGGCAAATAGCAGCACTCCTTTTTGCTTCTATTTACTTATGTATTAATTTTAATTACTTGAATTTAATTATGATATAACTTATAATTACTTATGTGGAAGGAGATGATCATTATTTTTCAAGAAGAAAGACTTGTGCTGATTCTCGAACATCTGAAAGTGACACGGACCATGTCTGTCGGAGAAATCTGTAATTTGTATCATGTATCCCGCGACACCGCCAGAAGGGATATCGTCAAGCTGGTTGAGCAAGGCGCGGCTACCCGGACACATGGCGGGATTGCGCTGCCGGACTTGCAGAACACAATTCTCGCCTATCGCGACCGGATGCAGAATTATTCCGGCGAAAAGATGCGGATCGGGGCAAGAACGCTGCCGCTGCTGAATCCCAGGGGCGAGTATTTTCTTAATGCTTCAACAACAGTCTCCTGCATGGCAAAACAGTTAAGTGATGAAATGACTGTGTATACGCACTCACTCGATACGGCTGAAGTGCTGGCGGAGCATGCAACAATTGAGGTTTTTCTGCTCGGTGGGATTCTGAACACCGCAAACCGGTATTTCTTTGATATGAAAAGCGTGAATCAGCTTGAAGCGATCCGCTTCGACGGTGCTTTTCTCGGCGTTGCGGGTATCGCGGCAGACGGATTCTATTATGATGACAGAGACGATGCGTATATGAACGGAACAGCCGCTTCCAGATCCGGGCAGACAGTTGTTCTTGCGGATCATCTGAAGTTCTCGAAGAAAAGCCGCTATAAGGGGCTTGACTGGAGCGATGTCGACATTGTCATTACTGATGCAGAAGTTCCAGCAGCATTCCTGGCTTTAGCACGGTCGAAAGATACGGAGATAATCGTTGCGGAAAAACCGTTGCACTCAGACAGCAGCGCATACAAAGAAGGGGAGTAGATAAAATGACGGTAAAAATGATTTTCAGTGATATCGATGGCACATTGCTCACTTCACACCACAGAATCAGCCGGGGAACGCGTGAAGCGATTCAGGACTGTTCAAAGAAACAAATTCCTTTCATTCTTGTTTCGGCCCGTATGCCCGGTGGTATCATTCCCCTGCAGGCAGAGCTTAATATTCCCGATCCGATTGTCTGCTACGGCGGTGCACTCGTATATCGCAAGCCTGTTCCTGGTGCGTTAGACTGCCCGATGCTCAATATTTATATGGATCCAAAACTCGTGTTCAATATTCATAGCACGATTTGTAAGCGGTTCCCGGACATTTGCTTTTCAGCTTACAGTCTTAATGAATGGCTAGTCCCCGAACCGGATAACAGATGGATTGTCCAGGAGGAAGCCATTACCGGCACCCCTGCCCGCCCTTTCAAATTCAGCAGCTCTGAAGGGAATATGTCGCGGATTAATAAAACCCTGTGCATGGGCGCTCCGGCAGCTATTGATTCACTGAATGATTATTTAAAAAAAGAAAATACGCCTGCATCCATTTATAAGTCCAAGCCCACCTACCTGGAAATCACCGATCAGAAAGCCAATAAAGCAGCGGCACTGGAATTACTGATCAATCACTTTCACATCGACCGTGACGAAACTATTGCTTTCGGCGACAATTTCAACGACCTTGAGATGTTGCGCTTTGCAGGCACAGGCTTCGCCATGGGGAACGCACCGGACGCCGTCAAATCCTCGGCGGACTTCATCACAGACTCCAATGATCAGGACGGCATTGCAAAGGCGCTTAAAAAGCTCGGCATTCTTTGATCCTCGGAAAGCTTTGTCTGTTCACCGAATCACGCCGGGCAGTGATGTCATCCATTCATCAAGAAATTGAAACAACAGGATTCGATTGACATTTATTTTTTCAGCTCTGCCCGTTATGTTTTCAGGTTTCTGGATATAAGGGCCATCCACAAATTCACTTTGCGAATGGCGAATCACGCTCTCTATGTTATCTTCAGCCATTTCCAGATGAAACTGAAGCCCTATCACTCGGTTTTCAAAGATAAAAGCCTGATTCGGGCATGCTGCGGTCGACGCCATCCGTGCTGCTCCGTCAGGCAAATCAAATGTATCGCCATGCCAGTGAAGAACATCAAGCCGATCCGGAAAAGTACGAAAGGGGCTGTGAGCATCAGCTTTGAACGAGACCGGGAACCATCCGATCTCTTTTTGTCTGCCCGGAAAAATTTTAGCGCCCAGACGATCAGCCAACAACTGTGAGCCCAGACAGATTCCCAGAATAGGGATTTCCAGATTCAGCGCTTCTTTAATCAGCTTTTTTTCTTCACTCAGCCAGGGATACTTATCCTCTTCATAAACATTCATCGGGCCGCCCATAATGACCAGCATATCAATCCGGTCAATGTCCGGAACCCTGAACCCTTTTTCATAAAAAAGTGTGCCGTCCATCTGATGATGCCGTGCTTTCGCCCAATCACGAATCATACCCGGCTGTTCGAACGGAACATGCTGAAAATAATGAATGTGCATTGGCAGAACTCCTCCATGGACTGGGTGTTTGACCCAGATGAATTTCTTAGTTTCAATTATACTCCTGAATGATTGACCGTTTAGCTTTTTTATATCAGTAACCGGTGAATAGCCTTAGATCATTGGATAGTACCGCATGTCTTCACGGATTGAGGTTACAGGGACAAGCTTCTTCATTAAAAACTATTAATTATGCGCTTTCTTCCATGACTCACGCAATAGCCGAACAATATTATTAACAAAATTGACACATATCTTTAGTAAGCGATTACATAACTTCCTTTATAATTATTAGTGTGATAAAAGATTCAGTTCAATCTTCGACCATCTTATGAGGAGATGAAAGAACAATGGAAGTAATTGTAGAAAGCAACAAAAACGAATCTGCATGGAATGGATTTGTAGAAGGAAAATGGCAGAAGGAAATTGATGTCCGCGATTTTATCATCAGGAATGTAACATCCTATACTGGCAATGAATCATTTCTTGCCGGACCGACAAAGGCAACAAAACTGCTCTGGGATCAGGTTATGGATCTGTCTCAGAAAGAAAGAGAAAACGGCGGTGTACTTGACATGGACACCGAAATCGTTTCAACGATTATCTCTCACCAGCCGGGCTATCTGAATAAAGATATTGAAAAGATTGTCGGTGTACAGACTGATAAGCCTTTTAAGCGTGCGCTCATGCCGTTTGGCGGCATTCGCATGGCAAAACAGGCATGCGAAGCATATGGGTACAAAATGAGCGACGAAATCAATAAAGTTTTTACGGATTACAGAAAAACACATAACCAGGGCGTGTTTGACGCTTACACGGACGAAATGAAACTTGCCCGCCATGTCGGGATTATCACCGGTCTTCCCGATGCATACGGCCGCGGCCGGATTATCGGCGATTATCGCCGCATTGCACTGTATGGTGTTGATTTTCTCATTGAGCAGAAAAAAATCGATAAACAAAATACAAGCAATAAAATGACAGAAGAAGTTATCCGTCTGCGGGAAGAACTAACGGAACAGATCCGCGCCCTTCAGGAACTCAAAACGATGGCTGCAAGCTATGGATTCGATATTTCCAGGCCGGCGGAAAATGCGCAGGAGGCCTTCCAATGGCTGTACTTCGGCTATCTCTCTTCTGTCAAAGAGCAGAACGGGGCGGCAATGAGCCTTGGGCGCACCTCAACCTTCCTTGACATTTATATTGAAAGAGATCTGGCCAATCATGTGCTAACGGAAGAACAAGTCCAAGAACTTGTTGATCATTTTGTCATGAAGCTGCGCCTTGTAAAATTCGCGCGCACTCCGGACTACAATGAACTGTTCAGCGGCGATCCGACTTGGGTAACTGAATCAATCGGCGGTATGGCTGTTGATGGACGTCCCCTTGTGACGCGGAATTCGTTCCGTTTTCTGCATACACTCGAAAATCTCGGACCGGCTCCAGAACCAAATCTGACCGTTCTCTGGTCAAAGCGTCTCCCTGAAGCTTTCAAAAAATACTGTGCGGAGATCTCTATCCGGACGAGTGCCATTCAATATGAAAATGACGATCTGATGCGCGTAGAATATGGTGACGATTACGGCATTGCCTGCTGTGTTTCCGCAATGAGAATAGGCAAGCAAATGCAGTTCTTCGGGGCACGCGCGAACCTGGCTAAAACTTTACTGTATGCGATCAACGGAGGCAAAGACGAAGTCAAAAATGTTCAGGTTGCCCCGCCCTATGCCGCTGTAACCGGCGATGTACTCAATTATGAAGACGTGATGCGGAAATTTGACCGAATGATGGATTGGCTTGCCGATCTCTATATTAATACGCTGAATGTCATCCATTACATGCACGATAAATACAGCTATGAACGCGTGGAGATGGCCCTTCATGATACACACATTCTGCGCACGATGGCCACGGGAATTGCCGGGTTGAGTGTAGCTGCCGATTCACTCAGCGCAATCAAGTACGCTAAGGTACATGTCCTGCGCGACGAGAACGGTCTTGCCGTTGGATTTGAAACGGAAGGGGATTTCCCGAAATACGGAAATAACGATGATCGTGTGGACAGCATCGCAGTGGATCTGGTTGAACGATTCATGACGAAGCTGCGCAAAGTCGGCACATACCGCCAGTCCGTACCGACACTATCCGTTTTGACCATCACATCCAACGTAGTTTACGGCAAGAAGACGGGCAGCACTCCCGACGGACGGCTTAAAGGAGAAGCTTTTGCCCCGGGTGCCAATCCGATGCACGGTAGAGACACAAAGGGCGCGCTTGCGTCACTTTCATCGGTAGCCAAGCTGCCTTATCATGACTCTTTAGATGGCATTTCAAATACGTTCTCGATCATTCCACAGGCTCTTGGAAAACAGGAAGAAACAAGATCCGCCAACCTGATTGCGCTTCTCGACGGCTATTCCTATAAAGGGGGTCATCACATTAATATTAACGTCTTCAACCGTGAGACACTGATGGATGCTATGGATCATCCTGAGAAATATCCTCAGCTGACAATTCGGGTATCCGGTTATGCCGTTAACTTTATTAAACTGACTCGTGAACAGCAGCTGGAGGTTATCCATCGTACTTTCCACAAAGCGATTTAAGAAAAGGCTTCAATGATGAAGTGAAGTCTGGGAAGGGAGGCCGGTCCAATGGTTTTGGGAAATATCCATTCAGTCGAATCGTTTGGAACGGTTGACGGACCCGGTATACGGTTTGTTGTGTTTGTCCAGGGCTGCCCGCTTCGCTGCAGATACTGCCATAACGTAGACACCCGCGCAATCGGTATCGGGAAAGAAATGAGTGCGGAGCAAATTGTCAGTGAATTGAAAGATTATTTGCCGTTCATCCAGTCATCCGGAGGGGGCATCACAGTCAGCGGAGGAGAGCCGCTGCTTCAGATTCCTTTTCTGATCGAATTGTTTCAAGCATGCAAACAGATCGGTGTCCATACAGCGATTGACACATCCGGTGGCTGCTATGTCGATTCACCCCATTTTCATCAAATGTTCGATGAACTGGCAAAATATACCGATCTTGTTCTTCTGGATCTTAAAGAAATAGATCCGGATAAGCATAAGTGGCTGACCGGTGTGCCGAACAAAAACATTCTTGCCTTTGCCCGTTACCTGTCAGAAAAAAGGATACCGATGTGGATCCGCCATGTACTGGTACCCGGAATCACAGACTCAGAAAGTGATTTAATCGGGCTAGGCGAATTTATCAGTACGCTGGACAATGTCGAACGGGTGGAAATCCTTCCTTATCATAAACTGGGTGTATATAAATGGGAGAACATGGGATTGGATTATACGCTCGAAGGTGTCGAGCCCCCGTCCAACAATGATGTCATGAGAGCGTACAAACTGCTTCAACAGAATGTTGGAAAAGATCTTGTGGTAATGCCCGAATAATAAGCAAAAAATCCCGCTAATATTGGCGGGATTTTTTTTGATCTTTTTTCTGTGCAGACTGGCTTCACAAACTTACAGGCAGTGTCCCGCTCACTGCTTCTAAACCGAAAAGTGATCTTATGACTATACTCAAGGAAGTTAAATTAAGATCGTAAGTACAGACATAGCCGTCTGTCTCCGGTAGTAAACGGGCATCATACGGACTTTTCCCTGCGATAATCACAATCGGTGTGTCGCAATTTTGTTTCAACCGCTCGATAACCTCTATCAGCTTACTCCCCTTCGTAACCGACACAGTTAACACAACGACCGCCTGATAATTTTCCTGACCGGAGATAGCTTTTTTTAAAAATGAATCAATCGAAGGATCCTCTATCATCACCACATCTGCTGAAGGATGGACAGACTTCACGATTGATTTCAAAAGTGGCAACTGGTTTTCATGATCTTCAGCTTGCGAAAAAGTAATTTTTTTACTGTAAATAAAGAGTACTTTTGAATTTTCGCTGCCTGACAAAGGAAGAACATGACCGACATTCTTAACAAGTGTAATTCCTTCCCTGTAAATATGCTCAGCCGCCAGGCGGTGTTCTTCACCTGTTTCGACCGAAATGATCTCCTGTTCCAGTGCGGAATCCCAGTCCAGATATTTTCCTTTGAGCCGATCCATCCTTTCCATCGACATCCGGATGGATTGAGCATTAATGTTTCCAGCCTTGACAGCCCGGCCGACCGCTTCAAAAGTCTGCTGCTGCTTTGCAAAAGTATGCGAAACCACAACCAAATCAGTCCCGGCCTGGAATGCCATCACTGCACCATGTGCCGTTCCAAATCGGTCGTCAATCGCCTTCATCTCCAGACAGTCAGTCGTAATAACTCCCTGATAATGAAGTTTTTCGCGCAGAAGCCCGGTCAGCACTTTCTTTGACAGAGTAGCAGGCAAACCGTATTGCTTTTCTATGGCCGGAAAGTAGATATGGGCACTCATGATCACATCCGCTCCGGCTTCAATGCATTGTTTAAAAGGAACAAGTTCAACTTCCTCTAGTCTTGGCAAATCATGGGGAATAACAGGAAGGTCAAGATGAGAATCAATGCCGGTATCTCCATGACCGGGAAAATGCTTCAGTGTCGGTATAATTCCTTCCTCCTGCATACCCTGCATAAAAGCCTGACCCATCTCCGCTACTTCCGCCGGATCTTCTCCAAATGAACGGGTACAGATGACCGGATTCTGCGAATTGTTATTCACATCGACGACCGGGGCGAGATTCCAGTTGATCCCGACGCTCTTCAGTTCATCCGCAGTCCTTTTTGCGATTTCATAAGCATTTTTTACTGAATGTGTGGCACCGATCAACATTGAACCCGGAAATTCTGTCGCTCCTTCCCCGAGCCGTCGCACTGCTCCGTTTTCCTGATCCGTACAGATCAGCAATGGATGTTTATGTCCTGCTTTCTTGGCCTCAGTCTGCAATTCATGCGTCAGATTTCGAATCTGGTCAGGGTGATCCAGATTTCTGGAGAAGAGAATAATATTACCCAGTTTGTCTTCATCAATGAATTTTTTTATTTCAGGCGTCATCTGTTTACCATAAAATCCGAAAACCATCAGTTGTCCGAGATTATGGAGTAAATCCATGATTTGGGCCGTCATTGGGAATCACCTTCTTTTTCGTTATTCGATTGGCCTGTCACTGTCTTCTCTCCCGAAAAATTTTTCCATCCTCCAGCAGTGCCACTTCAGGGGCATGGTAGTCTAATAGAGCAAATAAGGAACGACCTGTTCTCCAAAAGACATGCAGTCCGACTCGCAGCGTTCAAAAAAGTCTCCAAAATCGTTGCCAAGAACCATTTGCTGGATTGTTGCATCTCCGGATAAGAGATTAAACATGCATCGTTTCTGTTTGCTGTCTCTAAAAGCAAAATCAGAAGGATAGGCGGCAGCAATCAGACCGACAAGACGCAGCCCTGCTTCATAAGAATGAAACTGTTTGCTGTCGGTTATATGTATCTGTACACCTCGGCAGAGCTGTCCTTGAAATTTTGAATAGTAAGGAACAAAGCTGGTAGGTCTGGCCATGGTACCATCTAAGTTAAGATCATTGAATTTCTTTGCAAGATCCGAACCGTCGATATAGGGAGCGCCGACCACTTCGAAAGGACGGGTGGTTCCTCGGCCTTCCGATAATTCCGTCCCTTCGATCAGGCACATGCCCGGATAAAGCAAAGCCATATTTTCTCCGGTTGAATTGGGTGAAGGTTGTACCCACAACAGTCCGGTGTCACTGAATAACATCGATCGCTGCCACCCTTTCATAGGAACGACGGTTAAGGCGCAGTCAAGCCCGAACTGATACTTGAAAACCCGCGCAAGTTCGCCGATCGTCAGGCCATGACGATTGGGAATCGGTTGCAGCCCGACAAAGGATAAAAAGGATGTATCCGGAATATTTCCTTCCCTGCTGAGGCCATTAATCGGATTCGGGCGGTCGAGAACAATAACCTCTTTGCCTTCATCCATGCAGGCTTCCATAACCAGACTCAGAGTAGAGATGAATGTGTAATAGCGCACGCCAATGTCCTGCAGATCGACAACGATGCAGTCAATTTCCTCTAGCATCTTCTGACTCGGCTTTCTGGTTTTTCCATAGAGACTGTAAACGGGCAATCGTGTCATTGGATCAATAGATGAATCGACAGCAGAGCCTTCCAGTCCGTCTCCCCGGATTCCATGTTCAGGGCCAAAGAGAACCGTCAGCTGAATATCGGGCTGCCGAAAAAGTAAATCAATCGTTGCATTCATCTTGCTGTCAAGTCCGGTCATATTGGTCAGAAGGCCGATTTTCTTCCCTTTCAGCAGGTCCATTCTTTCCTGAAGCAGCATCTCAATCCCCAACCGGATCACGTTCACGGCCTCCTATTCATTTGATGCAATTTTGAACAACTACGCCGGATTATAAGTCTTCAATTGCAGCTTTAGCTGATCGAGCAGCTGCGTTTTCCGGTGCTCCCACTCATTCACACATTTTGCCATCGATCCATATACCGGTGGAAATTCAGGAAAAATGAAAGGCTGAGTCA
This genomic window contains:
- the pflA gene encoding pyruvate formate-lyase-activating protein, translating into MVLGNIHSVESFGTVDGPGIRFVVFVQGCPLRCRYCHNVDTRAIGIGKEMSAEQIVSELKDYLPFIQSSGGGITVSGGEPLLQIPFLIELFQACKQIGVHTAIDTSGGCYVDSPHFHQMFDELAKYTDLVLLDLKEIDPDKHKWLTGVPNKNILAFARYLSEKRIPMWIRHVLVPGITDSESDLIGLGEFISTLDNVERVEILPYHKLGVYKWENMGLDYTLEGVEPPSNNDVMRAYKLLQQNVGKDLVVMPE
- a CDS encoding type 1 glutamine amidotransferase, with translation MHIHYFQHVPFEQPGMIRDWAKARHHQMDGTLFYEKGFRVPDIDRIDMLVIMGGPMNVYEEDKYPWLSEEKKLIKEALNLEIPILGICLGSQLLADRLGAKIFPGRQKEIGWFPVSFKADAHSPFRTFPDRLDVLHWHGDTFDLPDGAARMASTAACPNQAFIFENRVIGLQFHLEMAEDNIESVIRHSQSEFVDGPYIQKPENITGRAEKINVNRILLFQFLDEWMTSLPGVIR
- a CDS encoding Cof-type HAD-IIB family hydrolase gives rise to the protein MTVKMIFSDIDGTLLTSHHRISRGTREAIQDCSKKQIPFILVSARMPGGIIPLQAELNIPDPIVCYGGALVYRKPVPGALDCPMLNIYMDPKLVFNIHSTICKRFPDICFSAYSLNEWLVPEPDNRWIVQEEAITGTPARPFKFSSSEGNMSRINKTLCMGAPAAIDSLNDYLKKENTPASIYKSKPTYLEITDQKANKAAALELLINHFHIDRDETIAFGDNFNDLEMLRFAGTGFAMGNAPDAVKSSADFITDSNDQDGIAKALKKLGIL
- the nagZ gene encoding beta-N-acetylhexosaminidase encodes the protein MTAQIMDLLHNLGQLMVFGFYGKQMTPEIKKFIDEDKLGNIILFSRNLDHPDQIRNLTHELQTEAKKAGHKHPLLICTDQENGAVRRLGEGATEFPGSMLIGATHSVKNAYEIAKRTADELKSVGINWNLAPVVDVNNNSQNPVICTRSFGEDPAEVAEMGQAFMQGMQEEGIIPTLKHFPGHGDTGIDSHLDLPVIPHDLPRLEEVELVPFKQCIEAGADVIMSAHIYFPAIEKQYGLPATLSKKVLTGLLREKLHYQGVITTDCLEMKAIDDRFGTAHGAVMAFQAGTDLVVVSHTFAKQQQTFEAVGRAVKAGNINAQSIRMSMERMDRLKGKYLDWDSALEQEIISVETGEEHRLAAEHIYREGITLVKNVGHVLPLSGSENSKVLFIYSKKITFSQAEDHENQLPLLKSIVKSVHPSADVVMIEDPSIDSFLKKAISGQENYQAVVVLTVSVTKGSKLIEVIERLKQNCDTPIVIIAGKSPYDARLLPETDGYVCTYDLNLTSLSIVIRSLFGLEAVSGTLPVSL
- the pflB gene encoding formate C-acetyltransferase; translation: MEVIVESNKNESAWNGFVEGKWQKEIDVRDFIIRNVTSYTGNESFLAGPTKATKLLWDQVMDLSQKERENGGVLDMDTEIVSTIISHQPGYLNKDIEKIVGVQTDKPFKRALMPFGGIRMAKQACEAYGYKMSDEINKVFTDYRKTHNQGVFDAYTDEMKLARHVGIITGLPDAYGRGRIIGDYRRIALYGVDFLIEQKKIDKQNTSNKMTEEVIRLREELTEQIRALQELKTMAASYGFDISRPAENAQEAFQWLYFGYLSSVKEQNGAAMSLGRTSTFLDIYIERDLANHVLTEEQVQELVDHFVMKLRLVKFARTPDYNELFSGDPTWVTESIGGMAVDGRPLVTRNSFRFLHTLENLGPAPEPNLTVLWSKRLPEAFKKYCAEISIRTSAIQYENDDLMRVEYGDDYGIACCVSAMRIGKQMQFFGARANLAKTLLYAINGGKDEVKNVQVAPPYAAVTGDVLNYEDVMRKFDRMMDWLADLYINTLNVIHYMHDKYSYERVEMALHDTHILRTMATGIAGLSVAADSLSAIKYAKVHVLRDENGLAVGFETEGDFPKYGNNDDRVDSIAVDLVERFMTKLRKVGTYRQSVPTLSVLTITSNVVYGKKTGSTPDGRLKGEAFAPGANPMHGRDTKGALASLSSVAKLPYHDSLDGISNTFSIIPQALGKQEETRSANLIALLDGYSYKGGHHININVFNRETLMDAMDHPEKYPQLTIRVSGYAVNFIKLTREQQLEVIHRTFHKAI
- a CDS encoding cold-shock protein, producing MKTGTVKWFNADKGFGFIEVEGENDVFVHFSAIQGDGFKTLDEGQAVEFEVVEGNRGPQAANVTKL
- a CDS encoding DeoR/GlpR family DNA-binding transcription regulator, with product MIIIFQEERLVLILEHLKVTRTMSVGEICNLYHVSRDTARRDIVKLVEQGAATRTHGGIALPDLQNTILAYRDRMQNYSGEKMRIGARTLPLLNPRGEYFLNASTTVSCMAKQLSDEMTVYTHSLDTAEVLAEHATIEVFLLGGILNTANRYFFDMKSVNQLEAIRFDGAFLGVAGIAADGFYYDDRDDAYMNGTAASRSGQTVVLADHLKFSKKSRYKGLDWSDVDIVITDAEVPAAFLALARSKDTEIIVAEKPLHSDSSAYKEGE
- a CDS encoding exo-beta-N-acetylmuramidase NamZ domain-containing protein, whose product is MIRLGIEMLLQERMDLLKGKKIGLLTNMTGLDSKMNATIDLLFRQPDIQLTVLFGPEHGIRGDGLEGSAVDSSIDPMTRLPVYSLYGKTRKPSQKMLEEIDCIVVDLQDIGVRYYTFISTLSLVMEACMDEGKEVIVLDRPNPINGLSREGNIPDTSFLSFVGLQPIPNRHGLTIGELARVFKYQFGLDCALTVVPMKGWQRSMLFSDTGLLWVQPSPNSTGENMALLYPGMCLIEGTELSEGRGTTRPFEVVGAPYIDGSDLAKKFNDLNLDGTMARPTSFVPYYSKFQGQLCRGVQIHITDSKQFHSYEAGLRLVGLIAAAYPSDFAFRDSKQKRCMFNLLSGDATIQQMVLGNDFGDFFERCESDCMSFGEQVVPYLLY
- a CDS encoding beta-class carbonic anhydrase gives rise to the protein MSQLEEILAFNKKFVENEAYVPFETSGHPAKKMTIVTCMDCRLIELLPRALNIKNGDAIMIKCAGGMIEDPYSSTMKSILVSLYELGSQAVYVIGHTDCGMYGLDAKNMIEDIKKYGIDDQAFAAVRNQGVSPEKWLNGFHSVDEQVKNSIAVVKNHPFFPGGTPVYGLVIDPKTGELRLVQ
- a CDS encoding alpha/beta-type small acid-soluble spore protein gives rise to the protein MANSNQLVVPGVQQALDQMKAEIASEFGVNLGPDTTSRANGSVGGEITKRLVAQAQSQFGGYQK